The sequence below is a genomic window from Leptotrichia sp. oral taxon 215 str. W9775.
CGGCAGTAGTTCCTAACGGAATTCAAGTTTACTGGGTTGAACACATAAAAGAATTTGCTCAAAGTACAGAACCATTAAAAACTTTATTCCCAGGTGGAGGATTCGCATTACATGGAAACTCAAAAATATTTGGTGCAGCAGGAATAGCACTTGCTATGTACTCTACTGCAAAACCTGAGAAAAAGAAAGTAGTAGCAGCATTATTAATACCAATAGTATTTACAGCAGTAGTTTCAGGAATAACTGAACCATTAGAATTTACATTCTTATTTATAGCTCCAGTATTGTTTGCAGTTCACGCTTTCTTAGCGGCAACAATGGCAGCGACAATGTATGCTTTTGGAGTAGTTGGAAATATGGGTGGAGGACTTCTTGACTTCCTATTCTTAAACTGGATACCAATGTTTAAAAATCACTCTGGAACAGTAATTACTCAAATAATAATAGGATTAATATTTACAGTAATATACTTCTTCGTATTTAGATTCTTAATTCAAAAAATGAATCTGAAAACTCCAGGTAGGGAAGATGAAGATGAAGAAATGAAACTTTACACAAAAGCTGATTATAAAGCTAAACATGGTGAAGGTGGAGCAGCAGCTTCAGGTTCTTCAGATGACCAGTATATGGATCAGGCAATAATAATTCTTGAAGCATTAGGTGGAAAAGATAATATCGAAGAATTAAATAACTGTGCAACAAGATTAAGAGTAAGTGTAAAAGATGAATCTAAATTAGCAAAAGACGCTGCATTTAAAGCAGGTGGAGCACACGGAGTAGTTAGAAAAGGTAAAGCAGTTCAAGTAATTATAGGATTGACAGTGCCACAAGTAAGAGAAAGAATTGAAAACTTAGTTAAATAGGACAAAAAATAAGAAAGAATTTTCAGAAGTGATATAGAGCTTATGAAAGTTCTTTCTTTTTATATTTAGAATTTATAATATGTGTAGGGATAGTGAAAGAGGTAGTTATTCTTTATTGTTAAAAAAATATTGACAAAATAGCTTTAAATGATATAATAATTATATCAAATGAAAGGAATTGATGTTATATGGGAAAAGTTGTTGTTAATTTTAGAATAGATAAAGAAACAAAGCAAGAAATGGAAAAAATTTGTGAGGATATAGGAATTTCAATAGGGACAGCCTTTAATATTTTTGCAAAAAAATTTACTCGTGAAAGAAAAATACCGTTTGAACTAGATTCAGATCCTTTTTATAGTCAAAAAAATATTGAAAGATTAAAAAAATCTATTGAACAAATGGAAAAAACAGGTGGAACTGTTCATGAGGTTGATTATGATTAAATCATGGACTGATGAAGCATGGGAAGAATTTGAATACTGGAACTCATAAAAGATATTGATAGAAATGGATATACAGGAATTGGGAAACCAGAAGCTCTGAAACATGATTTAAGTGGATATTGGAGCAGAAGAATAGACGCTGGAAACAGGATTGTTTATAAAATTGAAGATGGAATTATAAAAATTGTTCAATGTGGCTCTCATTATAGGGATAAATAAAAAATAATTTTAATAAAGTATGGTAGGGCTGTCTCAAAAAAATTGAAATATGGAATTCATATTTTAAAATTTGAGACAGCCCTTTTTCTTATTATTATTTAAAATAAAATTATCTTTTGGCAATCGCTGTAAAAGTGAATTTTTCAGGGTGGTGAACAATACTTTCATATTGAAATAATGCACCGTTTGAAAGATAAGCATGAGTTTCAATAACAACAACCATATTAATCCCTTTTAATTTGAAATATTCCTGTTCTTCGGGAGTGATTTTTCTAAATTTTATATCTCTTCGCGAATAGGCAATCTTTAAATTCAAATCATTTTCCAAATATTCATATATAGAGTTTTTGGGGATTTCTTCATTTAGAAAAGGCACAATTTTTCTATCAAAGAAAGAAGTGGAATAACTTAAAACTTCATCATCTAGAGAATTTATACGAACAACCTTATAAAAATCAGCATCTTCAGAAACATTAAATTTTTTCATCAGTTTTTCTATGCCCTGAACAATATACAAGCTTATCAGATTAGTCTTAATATTGATATTCTGCATTTTATTTATTTCCTGTTTAGTCTGAATTGTAGTCAGTGGAAGATTTTCCAGATTTCTTTTTTCCATAACAATAGATTTCTTACCTTTTATTTTCTGTATGTATCCTTCAGCCTCCAGCATGGCTAAAGCCTTCCTCACAGTAAGTTTGGAAAAATTATAGTCTTTTGCCAGATCATCTTCCTTTTTTAGAAATTCACCTGTTTTTATTGTATTATTCATAATTTTTTCTTTTATATCGTTATAGACTTTTTCATATTTATTCATTTTTATATATACCTTTCATTTAATGATAATATATTATACTATAAAATATATAAAATAACAACATAAATAGTAGAAGAATTATATAAAAAATAAAAAAATAAAAAAAGATTTATATAAACCTATTGCAATTTATAAAAAAATATGATATAAATAGACATACAGTAAAAAACAAACATATTTAATAATAAAAACGAATGGGAGATGAGTATTTATGAAAAAATTTTCAATTGTAGTAGCTGGTGGGGGAAGTACATTTACTCCGGGGATTGTTCTGATGTTATTGGATAACTTGGACAAATTTCCAATCAGACAAATTAAATTTTATGACAATGATGCAGAAAGACAGGAAATCATTGCAAAAGCATGTGATATAATAATAAAGGAGAAGGCACCGGATATTAATTTCGTATATACTACTGA
It includes:
- a CDS encoding alpha-glucoside-specific PTS transporter subunit IIBC — translated: MMKKIQRFGGAMMAPVLLFAFTGIVVGLASVFTNTQVVGKIAEEGTMWYKFWYVVAEGGWTVFRQMPLLFAIGLPISLATKTNARACLETFALYMTFNYFVSAILKVFYGIDAAKQIADGVTGYSAIAGVPTIDTSLFGGILIAALVVYIHNKYFDKKLPDFLGVFQGSVFVYIIGFIVMIPCAFLTVLIWPKVQMGIGAMQGFMKASGVLGVWVYTFLERILIPTGLHHFVYTPFVFGPAVVPNGIQVYWVEHIKEFAQSTEPLKTLFPGGGFALHGNSKIFGAAGIALAMYSTAKPEKKKVVAALLIPIVFTAVVSGITEPLEFTFLFIAPVLFAVHAFLAATMAATMYAFGVVGNMGGGLLDFLFLNWIPMFKNHSGTVITQIIIGLIFTVIYFFVFRFLIQKMNLKTPGREDEDEEMKLYTKADYKAKHGEGGAAASGSSDDQYMDQAIIILEALGGKDNIEELNNCATRLRVSVKDESKLAKDAAFKAGGAHGVVRKGKAVQVIIGLTVPQVRERIENLVK
- a CDS encoding type II toxin-antitoxin system RelB/DinJ family antitoxin; its protein translation is MGKVVVNFRIDKETKQEMEKICEDIGISIGTAFNIFAKKFTRERKIPFELDSDPFYSQKNIERLKKSIEQMEKTGGTVHEVDYD
- a CDS encoding GntR family transcriptional regulator, which codes for MNKYEKVYNDIKEKIMNNTIKTGEFLKKEDDLAKDYNFSKLTVRKALAMLEAEGYIQKIKGKKSIVMEKRNLENLPLTTIQTKQEINKMQNINIKTNLISLYIVQGIEKLMKKFNVSEDADFYKVVRINSLDDEVLSYSTSFFDRKIVPFLNEEIPKNSIYEYLENDLNLKIAYSRRDIKFRKITPEEQEYFKLKGINMVVVIETHAYLSNGALFQYESIVHHPEKFTFTAIAKR